In Candidatus Rokuibacteriota bacterium, the following are encoded in one genomic region:
- the tatA gene encoding twin-arginine translocase TatA/TatE family subunit, with the protein MFGLGYQELLLILLIVLVLFGASRLPELARSLGSSVKEFKKGVTEAKDETTSTAKKEEEKKA; encoded by the coding sequence ATGTTTGGCCTGGGCTACCAAGAGCTGCTCCTGATCCTCCTGATCGTCCTCGTGCTCTTCGGCGCCAGCCGGCTCCCGGAGCTGGCTCGCTCCCTTGGCTCGAGCGTGAAGGAGTTCAAGAAGGGTGTCACCGAGGCGAAGGACGAGACGACGTCGACGGCCAAGAAAGAGGAGGAAAAGAAGGCATAA